GCGGTACGCGGACCTCGCGGGCCCAGTAGGAGGCGGTGCGCTGGGTGCCGGGCAGGCCGTCGACGCGGACGCGGCCGAGCGTCGCCCGGTGGCCGGAGGTGTCGGTCACGGACACGTCGAGCTGGGTGCCTGTGGTGTTGGGCGGCACGATCACGCGCAGGGCGAGGCCCTTGGCACCGCCGAGGGAGACCGGCTTGCCGGGACGCACCGTCACCTTCGAACCGGCGGCGGACCAGCGCAGGGCGACGGCCCGGCGGCCGACCTCCTTCGTGGCCTCCCACTGCGCGAAGTGCGGCGAGATGCCCTTGGAGTCGTCGCTCAGGCAGGCGACGGCCGGGTCGGGGTCCACCGCGGAGCACAACTTGGCGCCGGACACGGTGACTTGGCCGTCGGGGAGGAAACCGGCGCCGCGGTTCGCGCCCACCGCGTGGGTGAGGACCCGGGCGGGGTCGGCGGAGGGGGCGCGGCGGCCCGAGCCGTCGAGCAGCTCACGCGCGCGGTCGTCCCCGGCGATGAACAGCCGTGCCGCCGTGGCGATGTAGGTGGAGCCGGCCTTGTGCTGCTGGTCGGCGGTCAGGCGCGTCGCCGCGCCGGGCGAGCACACCGCGTCCCGCTGGTCGGGGTCGTCGTAGAAGTCGTCCTCGGCGGGCGCCTGGGCCTGGCCCGGCGTCCACTCGGTGTTGAAGAAGTTGTGGTCGGCGCCCTCGACGTAGACCGCGCTGTGCAGGGCGGCACCCCGGCTGACCCCGCGTGTGCCGTCGACGTAGACCTCGCCCTGGAGGTCGGAGACGTCACCGTCGCAGCCGGGCAGGATCGTCACCGACGGGACGTCGGCCACCGGGTTCTGGCCGAAGATCGTCGGGCCGATGAGGACGGTGCCGCGGATCTTCCAGCGGACCGGGCCGCGGTAGCCGTCCTGGGCGGCCGGCGGCGGGTAGAGGCTGTCCATCGCCGCGCGGTTGACGCCCTCGCCGCCGCGCGAGTGGCCGATCAGCAGGACGCGGGAGAGGTCGGCCCGGGGCGCGTCGCGGACGACCGCCGGAGCAGTCTCCGGGTGGGCGGACCACTCGGCCCAGTGGGCGAGGTGCTGCCGGACCAGCGACGAACGGCCCTCCGCGCCGGCGTCCTCGACGTCAGCGTCCTGGGCGTTGATGCCGTTCGCGGAGATCGACACCGTGACATAGCCCTGGGAGGCGAGGAGTTGCTGGTCGCGCAGGTAACCTCGGTAGCTCGGGACCGACTTGAGGCCGGTGGGGCAGGGCCAGTCGCCGGTGATGTCCCCGGTGCCGGGCTTGTAGCAGGTGTAGTGGCGGCCGTGCAGGAACAGCGCGAGCGGCCGCTTGCCGGTGGCGCCCTTCGGCGCGACCACGACGGCCTGCATCTCGATCGGCTGCGGATACCCGGGCAGCCGGACCGAGTTGAGCGTGTACTCGCCGGTCGTCGTACGGTACGTGCCCGGCTTGCCGGGGTCGATCGCACCGGCCGGGAGCTGGGCCGCGGGCCGCGCGGCGGCCTCCGAACGGCCCGTGCCGGAGCCGGTGTTGTCAGCGGCGGCGTCCAACCGCCGTCCTGCGGCCATTACCTGAAGGTCCGTCAGCTGCCTGGAGGCGGCGGCACCGAGGCCGAGCCGGAACGTCCGGCCGTCCTTCGCCGGGTTCGGCACACCGAGGAGCCGGCCCCCGGCATGGAACTCGACGCGCGCGTCCCCCATGGGCACCCGCTTGCCCGAGCGCCAGACCAGCTGCCGCGCGGAACCCTTCCCCGTGATCCGCCAACCCGGCGGAAGAGTACCGTCGTTGGCCGTCGCCGTCGCCGTCGCCGTGAACGGTCCGGCGTCCGACGGTGGCGCCGCCTGCGCCGACCCGGACATCCCTCCCGCCACCGCGAGCACCGTCGCGGCCGTGACCCATATTCGCCGGGCACGGAACAATGTGTTCTCCTCCTCGAACCCCAGGCTCAGGCGTCCCGTGTGTCACGGGAGCCTCTCGCGCGCCGGAGGACGAGAAGCGGAGCCTGTGGGTTGCCTGTGGAGGAGGATTCGGCCGATCTTCGTCGGCCGGGCCTGAACCCGGCCTCGCGCCACGGCCGTTCGGACGCGGTCCCTGGACCGACGCCGATCGGGGTGAGGTCAGTGCCAGGCGCGGTACGGCTCGTCGAGGAGCTGGAAGACCGGCTCGCCGCGCACCGGGTCCTTCGCCGTGGACAGCCGGACGCGGTCGCCGCTGTGGATGCCGATGGGTGGGCCTATGACCCGGCCGCGCACCACGAAGCCCTCGGCCATCTCGATCAGCGACACATTGCGGGCGGCGGGGGTGTTGCGGTGCACGACCGTGGAGTGGCGGACCGTGCCGGTGCCCTCGCTGCGCTCCGTGCGCAGGTCGCCGCCCTGGCAGACCGGGCACAACAGCCGGTGGTACATGGCCGTTCCGCACCAGGTGCAGCGTTGGAAGAGGATGGTGTCCCCGTCCGCCGTGGGCGGATCGAGGAGGCCCGCCGGGGAGCCGACTGCCGGACGGGTCGCGAATCCTGAGTGGTGGTACACGCTGTCAACTCCCTGCGCTCGGCCGGAATCCCGCGTGCGCGGCTGGGCCGGGCACGCACGTGCGCGGCTCGCCGTGCCACCGTGCACGACCTCAGCGTATGGCACTGAGTGCCAAGCGTAAAGACACTGCGTACCCTTTGCTTTACGGATTCAGCTGCGGCCGAGCGCGGTCTCCACCTCCTGGACGACACGCCACAGCGGGACCCCGCGCCGGGAGACGACCACGACGACGTCCTCGGGCCGCTGTTCCACGACGGGCAGTTCCGGGGGGAGCCCGAAGGCGGACTGCACATACCCCAGGGCGTGGTCCACCTCGGCACCCGCGTCGCGCTGCCCGTCCGAACGCAGCCAGGAACGCAGGGCGTTGTTGTGCGCCGCGACCACGGCGGCCGCGATCACGTCCGCCTGCAGGGTGCCGTCGCGCCGGCCGGCGAAGCGCCCGCGCAGATAGTCGGCGAGGGCGCGCTCGTAGCGCCACACGACCGACAGCTCGTACGCGCGCAGCCCCGGAACCTTCTTGGTGAGGCGGTAGCGCTGCACGGAGAAGGTCGGGTTCTCGTTGTACATCCGCAGCACGAGCCGGGCCGCGTCGCAGACCCGTCGTACGGGCTCGTGCTCGTCGCCGCCGGAGGCGAGGAAGGCCGTCATGTCGGCCAGGCAGCGCTCGTGGTCGGGGAAGACCACGTCCTCCTTGGACGGGAAGTAGCGGAAGAACGACCGCCGCCCGACCCCGGCCAGCGCCACGATGTCGTCGATGGTGGTCTGTTCGTAGCCCCGCTCCAGGAACAACTGGAAGGCGGCCGCCACCAGGGCGTCCCGCATGGGCGGCTTGGAGCTCATGGACGGGAACGTAGCACCAGGGCGGGAGGGATGGCACTCAGTGCGCTCCCGCCGGGGAACTGAGTGCCCTTGCCGATCTGGAGCGACCGATGCGATCAAAACGATCGACACGATCCGCGGCATAGAGTGACCGCGACCAGTTTCACCTTCAGGGGGACCCATGCGACCGCACGTCGACCAGCGCCATGAGCGGGTGCTCGAACTCGTCCGTGAGCGCGGCAGCCTGCGGGTCGCCGAGCTCGCGGCCGAACTCGGCGTCTCCGCCGTCACGTTGAGGCGTGACGTGGAGGCGCTGGCAGGCCAGGGGCGGGTGCACCGGCTGCACGGCTCGGTGGTGTGGCCGGGCGGCGGGAGCACCGTCGGGACGCGGGCGGCGCGGAAGAAGTCCGCCGAGTCCACCGCGTCCGCCGAGGGCGTCGTGATCGGAATGATCGTGCCGACCACCGCCTCGCTCTTCGCCGACATAGTGCGCGGCGCCCGCGAGGCCGTGGGAGCACAGGGTGGCCGACTCGTCCTCGGCGTCTCCGGATACGTCGACACGGAGGACGCCGTCCAGGCCGCGCACCTCGTCGCGGGCGGCGCCGAGGGGCTGCTCGTCGCGCCCAGTTGGTCGGGCGGTGTCCCCGTCGGCGGCCAGGAACAGTGGCTCCTCGACCGGGGTGTGCCCACCGTCCTGGTCGAACGCTCGGCCCCGCCCGGCAACCCCGCCGCAGCCCTGGACCGGGTGCGCACCGACCGCGCGCACGGAGCCGCTGTCGCCGTCGGCCACTTCGCCGCCCTCGGCCACCGCAGGATCACGGCCGTACTCCAGGAGGGCCCGCACGCCGAGCGGATCCTCGCGGGCTACGAGTCGGCCGTACGCTCCCTCGGTCTCGACGACGCCCGGGGTGCCCCGTCCGTGCGCGAACACGGCGACTACGAATCGAGCGTGGACTACCTGGTCGACGCGGTCCGCGAGCGCGGAGTCACCGCCGCCCTCGTGCACAGCGACGAGGACGCGATCGTGCTCGTGCCCCGGCTCCGGGCCCGCGGCATCCGCGTCCCGGACGACCTGGCGCTCATCGCCTACGACGACGAGGTCGCCCCGCTCGCCGACGTACCGCTCACCGCCGTGGCCCCGCCGAAGCGAGCGGTGGGGGAGGCGGCCGCGAGACTCCTTCTGCAACGGCTCGCCGAGCGCGCGACCGGCTGCCGGCCGACCCCGCGTCAACACGTCGAATTACTCCCCGAGTTGAGGATCCGCTCGTCCTGCGGAGCCAGAGCGCTCGCCCGTTGACCGCGGGCCGACCGTTTTGATCATTCCGCGCGAACGCTCTCGGTGAACGCACTCGACCAAGGAGAACCGGCATGCCCTCCATCCCTCTCGCCCGCCCCCGCATCCTGTACGTCACCGACCTGACGTACCCCGCGCGCGGGCGCCGCTACTGCGACGAGGACATCGACCTGGCCTCCCGGCTGCGCGAGGACTTCGACCTGGCGCTGTGCCATCCGCTGGACGCCGCCGCGCTGATGGACGGCTTCGACGCGGTCGTCGTCCGCAACAGCGGGCCCGTTCTCGGATATCAGGCCGAGTACGACGCGTTCCGCGAGCGCGCGCTCCGCACCGGGGCCCGGGTCTACAACCAGCTCTCGGGCCGGGCGGACATGGCGGGCAAGCAGTACCTCCTCGACCTGAGCGCCGCCGGGTTCCCGGTCATCCCGACCGTCGACCGCGTCGAGGACCTGGACCGGCTGCCCCGCACGGACCGCTATGTGGTCAAGCCCAAACGCGGCGCCGACTCCATAGGGCTGGAGATCGTCCCGGCCGACCGCCTGCCCGCGCTGGCCGACGGGAGCGTCCTCGTCCAGCCGTGCGTCGACTTCTCGTACGAGGTGTCCTTCTACTTCGTCGACCACGACTTCCAGTACGCCCTCTACGCCCCGGACACCGAGAAGCGCTGGCAGCTCGAACCCTACGAACCCGCCGCCGCGGACCTGGAGTTCGCGCAGCGGTTCGTCGACTGGAACGGCATCGACCACGGCATTCAGCGCGTCGACGCCTGCCGCGCCCCGGACGGCGAGCTGCTCCTGGTCGAGCTGGAGGACCTGAACCCGTACCTCTCCCTGGACGCGCTCGACGACACCCGGCGGGACGCCTTCGTCGCCGCGCTGAAGGCATCCCTGCACCGGTTCGTGCGAGCGGTGGGGCCGAGCTGAACTCCGGCGGCCGTGCGCGCGTATCTCTCCAGGGGGATGGCGGACATCCGTGCGCGCGGAACGGAAGGAGAGCAGTGTGTCTACACCGCCCGAACCGGGATCGTCGCCTGGCGGCCCGGTGCTGGAACCCGCCCGAGTCCTGCGCCGCCGCCGCTCCGACAACCTCGCGGAGCTGATGCGGGAGCCTCGCCGGGACTCCTCCGTCTTCGAGTCGGTGCCGGTGCCCCGGCCGTTCTTCGGCTCCGAGGCCGAGACACAGGAACTCCCGCCCGTACCCAGCGAGTTGCACCCGCTGCCGACCACCGCGGGTCCCTTCGGACCAGGCCTGCGCCGGGCCGCGATCGTGGTCGGTGTGAGCGCCGCGGCGCTGGTCGGCTTCGCCTGCGCCCTGCTGCTGCCGGGCAGGGGGGAGGCCAGTACGGCCCAGCCGGTCAGCACGCCGACTTCGGTGGCGTCCGCCACGGCGACCACCGCAGGGACCGCCGATCCGGACGGCGCCGGCACCCTCCGCGAGGGCGACAGCGGCCCCCAGGTCAAGGAGCTGGAGCAGCGCCTCCTGCGCATCCCCAACGTCTACGAGAACGGCTCGACCAGCGGCCAGTACGACGCGACCCTCACGGCCGCGGTCGCCCGCTTCCAGCTCTGGTACGGCATCCGGGGCGACGAGAACGGCGTGTACGGCGACGACACCCGCAAGGACCTGGAGTCCCGCACGACGCTCGACGACGGGCAGTAGGCGAACGGGGTTCCGAACGCGGGCAAGGCCTGCGGAAAGTGCGGTGCTGACGGGGC
The nucleotide sequence above comes from Streptomyces sp. N50. Encoded proteins:
- a CDS encoding Zn-ribbon domain-containing OB-fold protein — protein: MYHHSGFATRPAVGSPAGLLDPPTADGDTILFQRCTWCGTAMYHRLLCPVCQGGDLRTERSEGTGTVRHSTVVHRNTPAARNVSLIEMAEGFVVRGRVIGPPIGIHSGDRVRLSTAKDPVRGEPVFQLLDEPYRAWH
- a CDS encoding TetR family transcriptional regulator, coding for MRDALVAAAFQLFLERGYEQTTIDDIVALAGVGRRSFFRYFPSKEDVVFPDHERCLADMTAFLASGGDEHEPVRRVCDAARLVLRMYNENPTFSVQRYRLTKKVPGLRAYELSVVWRYERALADYLRGRFAGRRDGTLQADVIAAAVVAAHNNALRSWLRSDGQRDAGAEVDHALGYVQSAFGLPPELPVVEQRPEDVVVVVSRRGVPLWRVVQEVETALGRS
- a CDS encoding substrate-binding domain-containing protein; amino-acid sequence: MRPHVDQRHERVLELVRERGSLRVAELAAELGVSAVTLRRDVEALAGQGRVHRLHGSVVWPGGGSTVGTRAARKKSAESTASAEGVVIGMIVPTTASLFADIVRGAREAVGAQGGRLVLGVSGYVDTEDAVQAAHLVAGGAEGLLVAPSWSGGVPVGGQEQWLLDRGVPTVLVERSAPPGNPAAALDRVRTDRAHGAAVAVGHFAALGHRRITAVLQEGPHAERILAGYESAVRSLGLDDARGAPSVREHGDYESSVDYLVDAVRERGVTAALVHSDEDAIVLVPRLRARGIRVPDDLALIAYDDEVAPLADVPLTAVAPPKRAVGEAAARLLLQRLAERATGCRPTPRQHVELLPELRIRSSCGARALAR
- a CDS encoding peptidoglycan-binding domain-containing protein; translated protein: MSTPPEPGSSPGGPVLEPARVLRRRRSDNLAELMREPRRDSSVFESVPVPRPFFGSEAETQELPPVPSELHPLPTTAGPFGPGLRRAAIVVGVSAAALVGFACALLLPGRGEASTAQPVSTPTSVASATATTAGTADPDGAGTLREGDSGPQVKELEQRLLRIPNVYENGSTSGQYDATLTAAVARFQLWYGIRGDENGVYGDDTRKDLESRTTLDDGQ